GCATCTAACACGATCCAGCGTTCCGGCGCGCGAACAACCGCGCGCAGAAGGTCGGTCGTTCGACGAGTCCGTGGCGTACCACCATTCGACACGGGCAATTGTGCCCGCACACATTCGTGCGTTCTCAAGCCTGACGCTGACAACAATCGGCGTCGCAACGCGAGTGTTCAGAAGGATTAGGAAATATGTCAACTATTCTTGTTATTGATGATCATCCCGCGTTCCGTATGGTCATCAAAATGCAGCTCATGCAATTGCTTGGCGTGGAAGAAGTGATCGAGGCCGACAATGGCCAGACCGCTGTGGAGATGGCTCGGGTGCACACGCCGGAACTCGCCATACTCGATCTCGACATTCCGCGCATCAGTGGGCTCGATGTGATACCCCGTCTCCGGCTCGCTCATCCCCCCATTCGCGTGATGGTGCTGTCGGGGCACGACCCTGCCACGTTCGCACCGCGCGCAATGCGCTCGGGCGTCCACGGGTTC
Above is a genomic segment from Paraburkholderia aromaticivorans containing:
- a CDS encoding response regulator transcription factor: MSTILVIDDHPAFRMVIKMQLMQLLGVEEVIEADNGQTAVEMARVHTPELAILDLDIPRISGLDVIPRLRLAHPPIRVMVLSGHDPATFAPRAMRSGVHGFVGKSQEMKEIMRGVEAVLAGYDCFPADSNEAEAASGLNALSAREVEVLQYLARGVSNRDIAGRLSLSDKTVSTYKSRIQEKLGLSSLAGLIEFAASHRLVD